A region from the Cannabis sativa cultivar Pink pepper isolate KNU-18-1 chromosome 9, ASM2916894v1, whole genome shotgun sequence genome encodes:
- the LOC133030767 gene encoding uncharacterized protein LOC133030767 — protein MSPPEGVTQEVWSDCIAYWSTDKQKARAAKNKESRGKMKFLGGWGSKPIVSHVVEGANPDTGELPTAVETFQKFHHKGNDWRNEFAQQAYVSLRFNSIFIYFFQFILC, from the exons ATGTCACCTCCTGAGGGAGTAACTCAAGAGGTGTGGAGTGACTGCATCGCTTATTGGAGCACAGACAAACAAaag gcgagagcagcgaaaaataaagaaagtcggggtaagatgaaatttctaggaggctggggctccaagcccattgtttcacatgttgtcgaaggg gctaaccccgacacaggagaactgccaactgcggtggaaacttttcaaaagtttcaccataaaggcaacgattggcgcaacgagttcgcgcaacaagcttacgtaagtttacgttttaattcaatttttatttatttctttcaatttattttgtgttaa
- the LOC115723623 gene encoding uncharacterized protein LOC115723623, whose product MELLPKPLYRNINRFWRRRKYRRLDDAARGRKKLAVARFGSEPVQRKWKLRAPKRLRILRLIGRSPLKLWSKIKSGYVNMMVSLAGNVGSLNTNNVFGAKRIPKSKPARNTIVYSGDEVERRLVIEIYKALQIISAHDHDQHGDH is encoded by the coding sequence ATGGAGTTGCTTCCAAAACCCTTGTATAGAAACATCAACCGATTTTGGCGGCGGAGAAAATACCGGCGGCTGGACGATGCGGCAAGAGGGCGGAAGAAGCTAGCGGTGGCGCGGTTTGGTAGTGAGCCGGTGCAGCGAAAGTGGAAGTTGAGAGCTCCAAAGAGGCTGCGAATACTGCGATTAATTGGAAGATCGCCTCTGAAGCTGTGGAGTAAAATAAAGAGTGGGTATGTTAACATGATGGTCAGCTTGGCAGGTAACGTGGGTTCTTTGAACACTAATAATGTTTTTGGAGCAAAACGAATCCCAAAATCTAAGCCAGCTCGTAATACAATCGTTTATTCTGGGGATGAAGTGGAGAGAAGATTGGTTATTGAGATCTATAAGGCTTTGCAGATAATTTCGGCTCATGATCATGATCAACATGGTGATCATTAA